GCTGATCATGGCGGACACGCAGCCATTTGCGTCCATCTCCACCACCTTCACGTCGTCCTGCGTGAGGCCGGCGGTAGAGAGCACCAGGTTCAGCACAATCTCGGCGGAAGTTCCGGCAGTGGAGGCCACCGTTTTGCCCTTCAGGTCAGCCACGCTGTTGATGCCCCGCTCCTTGTTGGCAAGTACCTCGTCCGAGACGCCCAGCAGGTCCAGTGCAAAAATTTTGGCCTGGCCCTCGATGCACAAAGCGTGGGCGCCGTGGCCGATCTGCGAGATGTCGATGTCGCCCGAGGCCATGGCGGCGATCTCAGCGGGGCCGCCCTGGAACTGGGTGAGCTTGACATCCAGCCCCACCTCGTCGAAATACCCCATCTCAATGCCGGTAACGATGGCCGAGCCGCTGCCCATGTTGGGCATGTAAGCTACCCGCACGGTGGCGCGTTCATATTCCGGTGCTGCCGGTGCCGGTTCGCTCTGGCTCACCGGCTGGCTGGCGGGTTTTGAAGCCGGCTGGGAAGAGGGTGCTGCACCGCAGCCCGCCAGCAGCACAGCGGCCAGCACGGCAGCCAAAAGAATGCTTGTGAATCGTTTCATCGTTTATACCTCCATTCATTTTCGGCGGCGCACCGCAGCCGGCACGCCTTTTAGAAAATGTTTTCATGCCTTTAGTATATAGAAAATATTTTCTATATGAAAGTATGAATTTTTATCCTCCTTTTCGGGAACCTCATTGTGTAGAATGTCCAAATAATTTGCTCTGTTTTTTGCCAGATGCCACAAAACCTCCGAGTGCTTTTGCAGCGGGTATGTCATCTTTTGTAATTCTTCAAAAAAAACAGGGCCGCCGCAAAATGCGGCAGCCCTGTTTAACAAAAAGGAGGATACAACGTGAAATCGTTATTAAAAGAGGCTTATTTGCGCACTTCCAGATACTCTTGATACACCTGGCTCCAGATGTAATTCTTAAGCTCCAAAAAGCGCGGGCTCATCTTGGTTTCCTGGTCGCGGGGGTAGGGAATGTCGATGTCCACAACTTCCTTAATGCGGCCGGGGCGTGCACTCATAATGACCACCTTCTGCCCCAGGATAATCGCTTCCTCCACATCGTGGGTGATAAAAAAGCAGGTCTTTTGCTCTTTTTCCCAGGTTTCCAGCAGTTCAGTCTGCAGCTGGGTGCGGGTCTGGGCGTCCAGCGCGCCGAAAGGTTCGTCCATCAGCAGCACCTGCGGCTCGGCCGCATAGGCGCGCGCAATGGCAACGCGCTGCTTCATGCCGCCTGAAAGTTCTTTGGGGTAATGATCCGCAAACTTTTCCAGGTCGACCATTTTTAAGTATTTATCCACCACTGCGTCCGCTTCCGGGCCCTTGATGCCCCGCATGTCCAGCGCGAACTTCACGTTCTTGCGCACAGTAAGCCAGGGGAACAGGGCGTACTGCTGGAACACCACGCCGCGCTCAGGGCCGGGGCCCTCGACCTCTTTGCCGTCCACATACACATGGCCCTCGGTGGGCTCAAGCAGGCCCGCGATGATGTTCAAAATAGTCGATTTACCGCAGCCGGAGGGGCCTACCACCGTGACAAACTCGTTCTCGTGGATGTCCATGGTCATTCCGTTCAGCGCGACCATCTCGCCGTTGCGGCCGTTGAACTTCTTCACCACGCCGTCGATGCGGACCTTTACTGCTGCACTGTTTCCTGCCATCCTGTGAGCCTCCTCTCCAAGAATCGCACCAGCTTCTCCATGCCGATGCCGATGATGCCGATCACAATAATGCCCATGAGCACAGTGCCCATGTCGTAATAGCCGCTGGCCTTTTGGATCATCATGCCCAGGCCCTCGGACGCGCCGGTAAGCTCGGCCGCCACCAGGGTGGTGAGCGAAGCCGACAGGCCCAGCCTTGCGCCAGTAAGGATAAACGGGGTGGATGCGGGGATAACCACCCGGAAGAAGATGTCCCTGTCTGAAGCGCCCAAAATGCGGGCGGCCTTGATCAGGGTGATATCCACATTGCACACACCCTGGTAAATGGTGACCACCAGCACCAGGAAAGAGGCGATAAAGATCACAATGACCTTGGCTTTTTCGCCCACGCCGGCGCCCACGATAACAAGCGGGATATAGGCAAGCGGCGGAATGTTGCGCACGAATTGGATCCATGGCTCTACCACATGGCGGAAAGGCGCGTACCAGCCCATCAAAAACGCCATTGGAATAGACGCCACAAAACCGATGCCGAACCCTGCGAGCACCCGGAACAAGCTGTAGCCGATGTGCACCCACAAAGTGCCGTCGTTCACCTTTTTCATTAGGCTTTCAAACACCTTGGTGGGGGTGGCAAACACCACGCCGCCCTTTGTGGAATGAGAGATGACGATCCATAGCAGCGCCGCAGCCACAAGCGAGATGATGAGCCACACCCAGTTGGGGATGGACGCTATGAATTTGGAAAAGCCGGTTTTCTTTTTTGAGCTGTACATAGCGGTTTTCTTCCTCCTTTTCAGGATCGCGCTCAAGGCGCGGTTATTTTCTATCCTTAGGTTACACGCAAACCCGGCCTTTGCAAAGTATGAAATATTCTCATACTTTTCCGCAGGCGGGGCAGCCCGCGGCACGAGGCAAAAAGAAAAAGCGGGCAGGGCCTGCAGCCCCGCCCGCCTTATTTCCCTTCATCGCTTTGCCCTGACGCCCGGCTGGGCGTTCGCCTGTTCAGTGCAGTTCCAGCGCGCGGTTCTCTTTGCCCGCAGCGGCCAGCATGCTGTCGATGTAGGAGAGCGCGTTTTCCTGCCCGCGGTCGGCCGCAATCTGCTGTACCATTTGGTAGTCTGCGCCGCTGCGCACCGCGTCGGCCTCGGCCTCTGTGAGCATGCCGGCAAAATAGAGCGGGTTGAGCCGTGCCATCAGCCGGAGCTGTGCCTCGCCCGCCTCGCTGCCCAGCGTATCGAGGATGTTATCCCTGCCCCGGGTGGTGGAATTGTGGGCGAATTGTTCTCTGCCCCAGCCTGAAAAATCGGCGAACACCGGGTCGGTCTGGCCGGTGGCAGCAGCCCAGGAGGTCAGGTCGGTTTCCCGGGTTTCATAGCGGTACACCGCGCCTTCAGGCGCAGGCGCCACCTCCAGTGTTCCGTACTGATAAGGCCATACCGCCAGGCTCTCGCCCGCGATATCCCACACCGGCTCGCCCTCTTTGCCCTGCCAGGAGGAAATATCCTGGATATGCAGGTGACCGCTCAGGGTTACCCGCACGCCATACTGCTGCTGCAGCGCGCCCAGCCGGTCGTTCTCAAACAGGGTATACCCGGAGGAAAACACCGCACTGTGATCGGTCAGGTTCTGGTGCACGGCCACAAGGGGTGTAGCCCCCGCTTTTTGGCAGGCCCTGAGCTGCTTTTCCAGCCATTGATAGGTTTTTTCCTGCAGCTTGCCTCCCACGAAATAGGGGATACCCGGGCTTTGTTCCGCATACTGTTCCGCGTCCAGCATAAACAGCCACACGCCCCTGTTCAGCTTGACCATATAGCTCAGGCTGGCTTTGTCACGGCTGGCAGCGGCGGCAAAACCGCAATTTTTATAGATCGCCTCAAATTCTTCAGCCGTGACCGACTCGGTTCGCTCGCGACCCTCCCCCTCGTAGCGATACGCCGCATAATTGTTGATGTCGTGGTTTCCGGGCAATACGTACACCCCGATACCCTCCTCCACCAGCGGCTGCAGCTTTGCCGCCAGCTCTTCATGGCTTGCCTTTTCACCGTTCAGAGAAATATCTCCGGTGAGCACCAGCGCGT
This window of the Oscillospiraceae bacterium genome carries:
- a CDS encoding serine/threonine protein phosphatase, with the translated sequence MKKHTIPAALAALGLAAVLASCGETVPEAGPASIMVATDLHYTGQAIEDGGALFQQVVEYGDGRQLDYIRPITDAFLAEVLAEKPDALVLTGDISLNGEKASHEELAAKLQPLVEEGIGVYVLPGNHDINNYAAYRYEGEGRERTESVTAEEFEAIYKNCGFAAAASRDKASLSYMVKLNRGVWLFMLDAEQYAEQSPGIPYFVGGKLQEKTYQWLEKQLRACQKAGATPLVAVHQNLTDHSAVFSSGYTLFENDRLGALQQQYGVRVTLSGHLHIQDISSWQGKEGEPVWDIAGESLAVWPYQYGTLEVAPAPEGAVYRYETRETDLTSWAAATGQTDPVFADFSGWGREQFAHNSTTRGRDNILDTLGSEAGEAQLRLMARLNPLYFAGMLTEAEADAVRSGADYQMVQQIAADRGQENALSYIDSMLAAAGKENRALELH
- a CDS encoding nitrate ABC transporter permease; translation: MYSSKKKTGFSKFIASIPNWVWLIISLVAAALLWIVISHSTKGGVVFATPTKVFESLMKKVNDGTLWVHIGYSLFRVLAGFGIGFVASIPMAFLMGWYAPFRHVVEPWIQFVRNIPPLAYIPLVIVGAGVGEKAKVIVIFIASFLVLVVTIYQGVCNVDITLIKAARILGASDRDIFFRVVIPASTPFILTGARLGLSASLTTLVAAELTGASEGLGMMIQKASGYYDMGTVLMGIIVIGIIGIGMEKLVRFLERRLTGWQETVQQ
- a CDS encoding ethanolamine utilization protein EutG; this translates as MKRFTSILLAAVLAAVLLAGCGAAPSSQPASKPASQPVSQSEPAPAAPEYERATVRVAYMPNMGSGSAIVTGIEMGYFDEVGLDVKLTQFQGGPAEIAAMASGDIDISQIGHGAHALCIEGQAKIFALDLLGVSDEVLANKERGINSVADLKGKTVASTAGTSAEIVLNLVLSTAGLTQDDVKVVEMDANGCVSAMISGQVDACATWAPSTTTIKEQMGDNCLSLGSNGDFVDTVTFPGSFICTEEYAQEHEDILVRFGQALLKAQDYRAPHIEEVCGWLAKEIEADDATILATKDSGEWLTGEFIVKALADGTIKNYYDSQQQVFVDGGRIPEKVPVENYVLFDVMQKACDAYTAAQA
- a CDS encoding ABC transporter ATP-binding protein, translated to MAGNSAAVKVRIDGVVKKFNGRNGEMVALNGMTMDIHENEFVTVVGPSGCGKSTILNIIAGLLEPTEGHVYVDGKEVEGPGPERGVVFQQYALFPWLTVRKNVKFALDMRGIKGPEADAVVDKYLKMVDLEKFADHYPKELSGGMKQRVAIARAYAAEPQVLLMDEPFGALDAQTRTQLQTELLETWEKEQKTCFFITHDVEEAIILGQKVVIMSARPGRIKEVVDIDIPYPRDQETKMSPRFLELKNYIWSQVYQEYLEVRK